ttgcaataaaacaaaaatctcatgCACATATACAGTCACATTTGAAATATTCACAGCTTTTAAGTGGGTAAAATCATAGTTAGACAATCTCTGAATCAGAAGAGTCAATGACATTTAGATGTTTGCAGTCTGCTTTTTTCTCAACTGAAGCCCCTTAGCGTTACAAGTTGAATTCAGCCAGATACATTGGAATcttgttgaattattttttttttctttcagaaaagcaACTTATGTATGCCAACTAGTGCTTCAAGGAAAGTGTCCTGATTCTCTTAGAAATACGCCAAGGAATTCTGGTAGAATatggactccttttttttttttttttttttgagaccaagtatccctctgttgcccaagctggagtgtaatggcgtgatctctgctcactgcaacctccacctcctgggttcaaggattcctgtgcctcagcctcttgagtagctgggactacaagcgtcaccatgcctggctaatttttgtatttttagtagagatggggtttcaccatgttggccaagctggtctcgaactcttgacctcaggtgatccgcccgcctcggcctcccaaagtgctggtattacagacatgagccaccacgcccagcttggatTCCTCTTAATGCAAGGAGAGAAGCTGTGCATTTCAAAGTAGTGATCCCCTCTAAATGTGTCCTTTTAAAcatttctccctctctttgcAGTAGATCATGTATGAAATGGCTCATGTTtttggataaaaaaaaatcaaataggcaTTAACTCTTTTTGCACTGAAGAAATCTTTCAGTACCTATAGTTGTGCCACTGAGGTGTCATAAGAGATCTAAAACCATGTATTAGGACTGTAAGAGACCTGAGGGGTCATCTGGTCAACcagcttattttacaaatgagacacAGGCTGGCAGCTCGCCCACAGCCTGTCTGTCACACAGGGAGTGGGTGGTACACACAAGACGATAACTCAGGCTTCTTTCCAATTTCAGCTGCCCTcagttttccatttcatttggcAGTTGTGCATTTTGGCATTTGCTGGATTCACACATTTTGGTTTGTAGAATATTACCAAGTTTTAACGTATGAATGATTGAGGCGAAGGCAGAATATTGTCACAGAAACACTTGATGGATAGTTTTGCTCCTCTACTTAAGTCTGATGgaaacatttgaaataaaattgactTTAACTCAGTAGTCCCTTTTTCTCATAACCAAAAATGAAGTCCCCGACTATGTAACCAAGTGTCTCATAGCAAATGTTTCTGACCTTTTAGAGCAGAAGAATCCATAACAGAAGATGACAAGAGGAGGTATGTTTGGTGTTGCAGCTGGCTTTAGTTTGAATGGTTTTGGCCATACCTCATGGATTTAACACACTGTAGCATATTCCCAATAACACAGATTCTGCCAGGAAAACTGTTGGCACAGAGAATACAGGTAGGGGCATATGGTCTGAAAAAGAACTTGCCCAGGATTCATCATCTTTGCTCCTTCCAGGCAAACTTGGTTTTTGTCCTATGCATGTGGCGTGTGCTAATTTTCATCCTATGACCTTCGGGTGTGCTCTTCTCCCTAACTGGATGACTTCCCTTCATTCTCTCAGCCTTCCCTGTCCTCCTACTTCTCTGATTAACTGCACTCCACcctcatttctctcttgctgtctctgcCCTCATTTTGTATCTCTATTAGTAAGATATCTTTGTGTGTCCATAATGCCTAATATCATACCATGTTGACCACTCTGAATTATTGATAAATGTTAACTGTAACATGTCACTGTATGATATTTAATACTCTACTAAATTGTAACATCCCaaagtcttttcttctttctcattacgagtaaaatatctaaaaattctACTAACGCaatacatctttcttttttttaaagaaaatagcttCTTTTTAACCTAGGAAACCAATTATATTCCCAAGGGCCATAATATTCTAGATTCTACTTTTGAAAAATCAtgagttattttaataattatataattgtttGGAGTACTCCATGCTTCTATTGCTTCCTGTAAATAGATAGTACCATTTAAATtggtttgatttctttttatcaaGAAACTATGGAGGAGTATATGTTGGTCTACCATCCGAAGCTGTCAATATGGTGTCCAGTCAAACAAAGACGGTTCGGAAAAGTAAGTGAAATCATGTGCTATTGATTTtccctaattatttatttttatgttttatgaaaaAGCATGAAATTTATATTTCGGCTTACTCGACTCAACCTATATAttggttgcagtgaaccatgtatAAGTACTGTCTGTTCATTGCAGTCATTGGTTGAAATGGCCACCCACATGGTAAGAAGAATTCCAGAGCATAATTTAGCTTTTATTTGTGGTTATGctccatatttttaatttcttgttaaTTTTAGCAATGATCAGTGTGAAAATGAAAGCTAATATTTATGTAAGTTTATGGCATTTTCATAGAACAGAAAGGTAAATTTCTGTAATATAAGATGACTGACTGATAAGCAATCTGctgtttaaaggaaaaataattgccTATTGCATAATTAAATGAGGCTTCATTTTCTGAGTTTTAATAGTTAGCAATTATGGGGCCAATGAAGTCCTTTTGACTAATAGGTACCTTTTGACTGATAGCTTCTTGCTCAAGGCAATTTTTAAGCGAGGCTCATGGTAAACAATGCTGATTTATAAAATCACTGTACAATGTATTGTCTGATGTATAGTTTTAAATGACTATTAACATGTTTGCTTTATACACAAGGCtgcattacattatttttaacataCTATATTTGTTCCTCATTGTTCTTTCTGTACTTTGTGATTTAGACTAGCAAATACATGTATGTCATTCCTGTTTAAAGTTCTATAGAAAATTAGAATATGCTATT
The Gorilla gorilla gorilla isolate KB3781 chromosome 10, NHGRI_mGorGor1-v2.1_pri, whole genome shotgun sequence genome window above contains:
- the C10H12orf75 gene encoding overexpressed in colon carcinoma 1 protein, whose amino-acid sequence is MGCGNSTATSAGAGQGPAGAAKDVAEESITEDDKRRNYGGVYVGLPSEAVNMVSSQTKTVRKN